The DNA window ATTAATGATTACCATAATATCAAAGTTAAAATCTGTAAACTTTTCTAACAACAACAAAGATGTTTCTGATAATGTTATATCTTCGGTCAATAATGATGAATTGATTGCAGTAATTACGGCAGCGGTATCAATGTATTATATTGCTGAATCAGGCGTAGTACCGATGTTTAGAGTTAAAAGCATAAAAAAAGCTAATAGGAGATGATAAAATGCGTAAGTTTAAGATAACCGTAAATGGAAACACATATGAAGTAGCAGTAGAAGAAATGAGTGCAACATCAACTGTATCAGCACCTGCATCGGCAGTATCAGCACCTGTGCCCACATCTGTAGCACCTGTTAATACAGCCCCTGTAACTGCTCCTGCAGCACCTGCACCGGCTGCACCTGTAAAAAATGTTCCTGCTAACGGTACTCCGTTAAAAGCACCTATGCCTGGAACAATTGTTAAAATCGTTGCACCTACT is part of the Clostridia bacterium genome and encodes:
- a CDS encoding biotin/lipoyl-containing protein is translated as MRKFKITVNGNTYEVAVEEMSATSTVSAPASAVSAPVPTSVAPVNTAPVTAPAAPAPAAPVKNVPANGTPLKAPMPGTIVKIVAPTGTAVKKGDVVVVLEAMKMENDIVSPADGVVNISVNQGANVNSGDVIAIIG